One genomic region from Bacillus rossius redtenbacheri isolate Brsri chromosome 6, Brsri_v3, whole genome shotgun sequence encodes:
- the LOC134532640 gene encoding vang-like protein 2, whose product METESVKSGFSEQSSRGRRSRNHTHRSNRLYSNRSSRSNRSHRKNEDPMAPFQTSVTLSDENRDGQEVIEVQILPQDDNWGENTTAVTGNTSEQSDAEEASVGSWHGDPDAGLGFLCHRHLGSALTLLLSVLAFLSPLAMVVLPKLGLLPALAPGGAATAAQRARLLGCAAECKGMLVSLAFKLVLLAAGAWGVFLRRPRATMPRIFLLRAATLLLLLVCTFAHWLFYVVQVTEVGKEPVEYKGLVAYASGLADTLLFVHYIAVVLIEVRQLQPTFYVKVVRSPDGESRSYAVGQLSIQRAAVWILEHYYTEFPVYNPYLERLPVSKSRKAGSSFKFYEVDGINNSAMQSQSRAMLAAQARRRDSSHNERFYEEHDYERRVKKRRARLITAAEEAFTHIKRVHNEQVSSIPMDPREAAQAVFPSMARALQKYLRVTRQQPHHSVESILAHLADCLSHDLTPRAFLEPYLVTAPVLQNEKEQKSVQTWALICEELLSRPIGHGVTFQLRQNDVSLICHVRDLPHFNITEEVVDPKSNKFVLRLNSETSV is encoded by the exons ATGGAGACGGAATCCGTGAAGTCGGGCTTCAGCGAGCAGAGCTCCAGGGGGCGGCGTTCGCGCAACCACACCCACCGAAGCAACCGCCTGTACTCGAACCGCAGCTCCAG gaGTAATCGAAGTCACCGGAAAAACGAGGATCCTATGGCACCTTTCCAAACATCTGTGACGTTGAGTGATGAAAACAGAGATGGACAAGAGGTCATCGAAGTTCAGATCTTGCCTCAG GACGACAACTGGGGGGAGAACACGACGGCGGTGACCGGCAACACATCGGAGCAGTCTGACGCGGAGGAGGCGAGCGTGGGCTCGTGGCACGGGGACCCCGACGCAGGGCTGGGCTTCCTGTGCCACCGCCACCTGGGCTCGGCGCTCACGCTGCTGCTGTCGGTGCTGGCGTTCCTCAGCCCGCTGGCGATGGTGGTGCTGCCCAAGCTGGGGCTCCTCCCGGCGCTTGCCCCCGGCGGAGCGGCCACCGCCGCCCAGCGAGCCCGACTGCTGGGCTGCGCGGCCGAGTGCAAGGGCATGCTGGTGTCGCTGGCCTTCAAGCTGGTGCTGCTGGCGGCCGGGGCCTGGGGCGTGTTCCTGCGCCGCCCGCGCGCCACCATGCCGCGCATCTTCCTGCTCCGGGCCGCcacgctgctgctgctgctggtctGCACCTTCGCGCACTGGCTCTTCTACGTGGTGCAGGTGACGGAGGTCGGCAAGGAGCCCGTCGAGTACAAGGGGCTGGTGGCCTACGCCTCGGGCCTGGCAGACACCCTGCTGTTCGTCCACTACATCGCAGTCGTGCTCATCGAGGTCCGCCAGCTGCAGCCCACCTTCTACGTCAAG GTGGTGAGGAGCCCGGACGGGGAGAGCCGGTCGTACGCCGTGGGCCAGCTCAGCATCCAGAGGGCGGCCGTGTGGATCCTGGAGCACTACTACACAGAGTTCCCCGTCTACAACCCGTACCTGGAGCGGCTGCCCGTCTCCAAGTCCCGCAAGGCCGGCTCCAGCTTCAAGTTCTACGAGGTCGACGGCATCAACAACTCGGCCATGCAG AGCCAGTCGAGGGCGATGCTGGCGGCCCAGGCCCGGCGCAGGGACTCCAGCCACAACGAGCGCTTCTACGAGGAGCACGACTACGAGCGGCGCGTGAAGAAGAGGAGGGCCCGCCTGATCACTGCTGCCGAGGAGGCCTTCACCCACATCAAGAGAGTGCACAACGAACAAG TGTCTTCCATCCCGATGGACCCGCGCGAGGCGGCCCAGGCGGTGTTCCCCTCGATGGCCCGCGCCCTGCAGAAGTACCTGCGGGTGACGCGGCAGCAGCCCCACCACTCGGTGGAGTCCATCCTGGCCCACCTGGCCGACTGCCTCAGCCACGACCTCACGCCGCGTGCCTTCCTCGAGCCCTACCTCGTCACGGCGCCCGTGCTGCAG AATGAAAAGGAGCAGAAGTCGGTCCAGACGTGGGCCCTGATCTGCGAGGAACTTCTCTCGCGCCCCATTGGCCACGGGGTGACCTTCCAGCTGCGTCAGAACGACGTGTCGCTGATCTGCCACGTCCGCGACCTGCCGCACTTCAACATCACGGAGGAGGTGGTTGATCCCAAGTCGAACAAGTTCGTCCTGCGCCTCAACTCTGAGACTTCAGTGTGA